In Methanobacterium paludis, the following proteins share a genomic window:
- a CDS encoding dihydroorotate dehydrogenase — MLETELCNIKMKNPTMLAAGVLGSTAASLNWAARSGAGAVVTKSFGLVPNKGYVNPTTVEVTGGVINAIGLSNPGVENFEGELKKLDGSVPAVASIYGANPHEFSVIAGRIDGKVDAVELNVSCPHAMGGCGAAIGQDPDLTAEIVKAVKKNVRCPVFVKLTPNVTDIVEVAVAAEKAGCDALTMINSLGPGMRIDLETAKPILSNRFGGMSGPAVKPVALRCVFDVYEAVNVPIIGVGGITDYKDVVEFLYAGARVVQVGTAVMYHGLDIFADLCTGLEKFIIEKGYDSVEEMVGLSHL, encoded by the coding sequence ATGCTGGAAACGGAACTATGCAATATTAAAATGAAAAACCCCACCATGCTGGCAGCAGGAGTGCTTGGGAGCACAGCAGCTTCACTTAACTGGGCTGCAAGAAGTGGGGCGGGGGCTGTTGTAACAAAATCATTTGGATTAGTGCCAAACAAGGGTTACGTTAATCCCACAACTGTGGAGGTGACAGGAGGGGTCATAAATGCCATTGGACTCTCAAACCCGGGTGTTGAAAACTTTGAGGGGGAACTGAAAAAACTCGATGGATCTGTTCCTGCTGTTGCATCGATCTACGGGGCTAACCCCCATGAGTTTTCGGTGATAGCCGGAAGGATCGATGGAAAAGTAGATGCAGTTGAACTCAACGTATCCTGTCCCCATGCAATGGGAGGATGCGGAGCCGCAATAGGTCAGGATCCAGATCTAACTGCAGAAATAGTCAAAGCTGTTAAGAAGAATGTGAGATGTCCGGTTTTTGTAAAACTTACACCAAACGTCACGGACATAGTTGAAGTGGCAGTAGCTGCAGAGAAGGCAGGCTGTGATGCCCTGACCATGATAAACTCCCTGGGACCGGGCATGCGCATAGACCTTGAAACAGCTAAACCTATACTCAGCAATCGTTTTGGTGGAATGTCAGGACCTGCTGTAAAACCTGTCGCACTTCGATGTGTTTTTGATGTTTACGAAGCTGTAAACGTACCAATAATTGGTGTTGGCGGCATAACTGACTACAAAGACGTTGTTGAATTTTTATACGCCGGTGCAAGGGTTGTACAGGTTGGAACAGCAGTCATGTACCATGGATTGGACATATTTGCAGATCTTTGCACTGGACTTGAGAAGTTTATCATTGAAAAGGGTTACGACTCTGTTGAAGAGATGGTGGGATTGTCCCATTTATGA
- a CDS encoding NOP5/NOP56 family protein has product MKCYLTCCFAGFIVLDENCTLIDYELFPRGKLAERLTNVQNGNLTKEEESVLKRIVKKHDKVVIETNIPHSRYKNLKDNPKFEFETPNTGGEFLRSNIVEILLKAGFLESEDDFGRIIHDLSIELTEEKLKKASEAEDLLLIQAINAIDDLDEATGKLVERLREWYAVHFPEFGRVKNHENYVRLIADHGHRDAIIDSGLLNSDMGFKKSIERSMGAEINELDLSVLQGFAASIKSTQESKKSITDYVDAKMEEIAPNLRDLCGSSLGAKLIAHVGSIKRLSMLPSGTVQVLGAEKALFRHLKTGERPPKHGLIFQHPEVRGAKWWVRGKIARTLASKISLAVRKDVFSGDYDPQIKESFQKRVEEITKANPFPKRSTKSLKPDKKEKTKKRKKRDKYKKKISDYY; this is encoded by the coding sequence ATGAAGTGTTATCTTACATGTTGTTTTGCAGGTTTTATAGTTCTTGATGAAAATTGTACCCTCATAGACTATGAACTTTTCCCACGGGGCAAACTTGCAGAAAGACTCACAAACGTACAAAATGGAAATTTAACCAAAGAAGAAGAGTCAGTACTAAAAAGAATCGTAAAAAAACATGACAAAGTTGTAATAGAAACCAACATTCCCCATTCAAGATATAAAAATCTCAAAGACAATCCTAAATTTGAATTTGAAACTCCTAACACTGGAGGGGAATTTTTAAGGTCAAATATAGTTGAAATCCTTCTTAAAGCTGGTTTTTTAGAGTCAGAAGATGATTTTGGCAGGATAATTCACGACCTTTCAATTGAACTAACCGAAGAAAAATTGAAGAAAGCTTCAGAAGCTGAAGACTTGCTTTTAATCCAGGCTATAAATGCAATAGACGATCTGGACGAGGCAACAGGTAAGTTAGTTGAGAGGTTGAGGGAATGGTATGCAGTACACTTCCCAGAATTTGGCAGGGTTAAAAACCATGAAAATTACGTCAGACTAATTGCAGACCACGGTCACAGAGACGCTATAATTGATTCGGGACTTTTAAATTCTGATATGGGATTTAAAAAAAGTATAGAAAGGAGTATGGGTGCTGAAATAAACGAACTGGACCTTTCTGTGCTCCAGGGTTTTGCAGCCTCGATAAAATCCACTCAAGAATCAAAAAAATCCATCACAGACTACGTTGATGCCAAGATGGAGGAAATTGCACCCAACTTACGGGATCTATGCGGTTCTTCCCTTGGTGCAAAACTCATAGCCCACGTTGGGAGTATTAAAAGGCTTTCAATGCTTCCATCCGGCACAGTTCAGGTTTTAGGAGCTGAAAAAGCTCTTTTCAGACATCTTAAGACTGGTGAGCGCCCGCCAAAACACGGGCTCATATTCCAGCATCCTGAAGTCAGGGGTGCCAAATGGTGGGTTCGTGGTAAAATTGCCAGAACTTTGGCATCAAAAATATCATTAGCAGTTCGTAAAGATGTTTTTTCAGGAGATTACGATCCCCAGATAAAGGAAAGTTTCCAAAAGAGGGTTGAAGAAATAACAAAGGCCAATCCATTCCCAAAAAGAAGTACTAAAAGCTTAAAACCGGATAAAAAAGAAAAAACAAAGAAAAGGAAGAAGAGAGACAAGTATAAAAAGAAAATCAGCGATTACTACTGA
- a CDS encoding fibrillarin-like rRNA/tRNA 2'-O-methyltransferase: protein MDIKYKFPGVYILEDHIATENLKPGIKVYGEKLMELDNKEYRIWDPRRSKLAAAILNGMETFPFKEGSNVLYLGASAGTTPSHISDITKNGLVYSVEFSPRMVRDLVELCRIRENMIPLLDDATKPRNYIQMVPKVDVLYSDVAQPKQSELFLDNMHLFLKPEGIGIIMIKARSIDVTQSPKKIFKAEESKLKSGGFRVLEKINLEPYEKDHMAFVGEAAF, encoded by the coding sequence ATGGATATAAAATACAAATTCCCTGGCGTATACATATTAGAGGATCATATAGCCACAGAAAACCTCAAACCAGGTATAAAGGTTTACGGTGAGAAGTTAATGGAGTTAGATAATAAAGAGTACAGGATATGGGACCCCAGAAGGTCTAAGCTTGCTGCAGCCATCCTAAATGGTATGGAAACTTTTCCGTTTAAAGAAGGTTCAAATGTTCTTTATCTCGGTGCATCAGCCGGTACAACACCTTCACACATCTCAGATATCACAAAAAATGGTCTGGTTTACAGTGTGGAATTTTCACCAAGGATGGTACGTGACCTGGTGGAACTGTGCAGAATCCGGGAAAATATGATTCCACTTCTGGACGATGCCACCAAACCTCGAAACTACATTCAGATGGTTCCAAAGGTGGACGTGTTATACAGTGACGTGGCACAACCCAAACAGTCAGAGCTTTTCCTGGACAACATGCACCTGTTTTTGAAACCTGAGGGAATAGGAATCATAATGATAAAGGCCAGAAGCATCGACGTTACCCAGAGTCCTAAAAAGATTTTCAAGGCAGAAGAATCCAAGCTAAAATCCGGAGGCTTCAGGGTGCTTGAGAAGATCAACCTCGAACCCTATGAAAAAGACCACATGGCCTTTGTGGGTGAGGCTGCGTTTTAA
- a CDS encoding tetratricopeptide repeat protein, with protein sequence MRLSRSFNGLLLAAGETFTGMNSQERALKLFNRVISSDPKNYRAWKGKSDVYQKMERYEDALKCLDKLTDFYPENGRAWHSKAYTYQLLGNDEDKDVCYKKALKFYGRDLVKNPHNSVELYNKALILYIFEKYEESLEFFDKSIKEDPKYAHSWQYKGFALNSLERYVEALKCFDEALKLDAEDVDTWIGKGYALQSLKKYNLAMACFNRALDFKSNYLKAYYNKGFLLRELKEHEKAVECFDKVIEIEPKSGFAWYLKGLSFDMLKKYHDALNAYDEAIKIDPKDPEFLVVKSWTLKHLKEYEDALKLLDKTIELDSGYYHAYVDKGLIFSELKKYEKSIECFNKAIELKEDDSIIYRSKGDVLDKLGNYHEALNCFNKTLELEPENGLNWHSKALTLEKMWKMDESKFYFKRAIECYDAKLTKDPENKYTLANKASALEELGKYAEALEYVDKALEIDADYDWALNLKGEILLKMKQYHEALKYIDEAIQLETEDEEYYYNKGKVLCALKQYGGALKLFNKSIKLDPKCYRSLYAKGVVMEKMGNPEEALKCYKKALQINHYHKTARKAKKILEVRYEFDKF encoded by the coding sequence ATGAGATTATCAAGAAGTTTCAATGGACTGTTGCTGGCCGCGGGTGAAACATTTACTGGAATGAACAGTCAAGAAAGGGCTTTGAAATTATTTAATCGGGTGATTTCCAGCGACCCAAAAAATTACAGGGCATGGAAAGGTAAAAGTGATGTTTATCAGAAAATGGAAAGATATGAGGATGCATTGAAATGTCTTGATAAATTAACAGATTTTTATCCTGAAAATGGACGAGCATGGCATAGTAAGGCTTACACTTACCAATTATTGGGTAATGATGAAGATAAAGATGTTTGCTATAAAAAAGCACTGAAATTTTACGGTAGAGATCTGGTAAAAAACCCTCATAATAGTGTGGAATTGTACAATAAAGCTTTAATTTTGTATATTTTTGAGAAATATGAAGAATCTTTAGAATTCTTTGACAAATCCATCAAAGAAGACCCTAAATATGCCCATTCGTGGCAATACAAAGGATTTGCTCTTAACAGCTTGGAAAGGTACGTTGAAGCACTGAAATGTTTCGATGAGGCTTTGAAACTGGATGCTGAGGATGTGGATACATGGATTGGCAAGGGCTATGCCCTTCAAAGCCTTAAAAAATATAATTTAGCAATGGCATGTTTTAACAGGGCTTTAGATTTCAAATCAAATTATTTAAAAGCTTATTATAATAAAGGATTTCTTTTAAGAGAGTTAAAAGAGCATGAAAAAGCAGTGGAGTGCTTTGATAAGGTCATAGAAATTGAACCAAAGAGCGGTTTTGCATGGTATCTCAAGGGATTATCATTTGATATGCTTAAAAAATACCATGATGCCCTAAACGCTTATGATGAAGCAATAAAAATTGATCCAAAGGATCCTGAATTTTTGGTTGTTAAATCATGGACATTAAAACATTTAAAAGAATATGAAGATGCTTTGAAACTGCTGGATAAAACCATTGAACTGGATTCTGGATATTACCATGCCTACGTTGATAAAGGACTGATCTTCAGTGAACTGAAAAAATATGAAAAATCAATTGAATGCTTTAATAAAGCAATTGAATTGAAAGAAGATGATTCAATTATATACCGTTCTAAAGGAGATGTTTTGGATAAATTAGGAAATTATCATGAGGCTTTAAACTGTTTTAATAAAACTCTAGAACTTGAACCAGAAAATGGTCTCAATTGGCATTCTAAAGCTTTAACACTGGAAAAAATGTGGAAAATGGATGAATCAAAATTCTACTTTAAACGTGCAATCGAATGTTACGATGCAAAACTCACCAAAGATCCAGAAAATAAGTATACACTGGCTAACAAAGCTTCAGCTCTGGAAGAACTTGGTAAATATGCTGAAGCTTTAGAATATGTGGACAAAGCACTGGAAATCGATGCTGATTATGATTGGGCTTTGAATTTAAAGGGTGAGATTCTTCTGAAAATGAAGCAGTATCATGAGGCCCTCAAGTACATTGATGAAGCCATTCAACTGGAAACTGAAGATGAAGAATATTACTACAACAAGGGAAAGGTTTTGTGTGCTTTGAAACAATATGGAGGGGCTCTAAAACTATTTAATAAATCTATAAAATTGGATCCAAAATGTTACAGATCCCTGTATGCTAAAGGGGTTGTTATGGAGAAGATGGGAAATCCTGAAGAAGCATTGAAATGCTACAAAAAAGCTTTGCAGATAAATCATTACCATAAAACTGCCAGAAAAGCCAAAAAAATATTGGAAGTGAGGTATGAGTTCGACAAATTCTAA